One window from the genome of Breoghania sp. L-A4 encodes:
- a CDS encoding GtrA family protein — MRGELTTFVRFCLIGILGLIIDAGVLLLLHRGVGLDPIPARVLAILVAVSVTWGFHRRYTFSSQDPRRTAEWLRFVAVNGVGAAFNFSVYAALLFVFAALEPLVALAGASAAALIVNFTGSRIYAFRGRPG; from the coding sequence GTGCGCGGTGAATTGACCACGTTCGTACGCTTCTGCCTCATCGGCATCCTCGGTCTCATAATCGACGCCGGTGTGCTGCTGCTGTTGCACCGGGGCGTCGGGCTCGATCCGATCCCCGCGCGCGTGCTCGCCATCCTCGTCGCCGTCAGCGTCACCTGGGGCTTCCACCGCCGCTACACCTTCAGCTCACAAGATCCCCGCCGTACGGCCGAATGGCTGCGCTTTGTGGCCGTGAACGGCGTCGGCGCGGCGTTCAACTTCTCCGTCTATGCCGCCCTGCTCTTCGTCTTCGCCGCGCTCGAGCCACTGGTCGCGCTTGCCGGCGCCTCGGCTGCGGCGCTCATCGTCAATTTCACCGGATCGCGGATCTATGCCTTCCGCGGGCGTCCTGGCTGA
- a CDS encoding Gfo/Idh/MocA family oxidoreductase: MNLAKLAAERAASGNPVRVGLIGAGKFGSMFLSQVPTSPGLAVTAIADLDPERARRACKDVGWSSECISAVRFLDSGRDLIASGDVDVVVEATGHPLAGIKHALDAIGNAKHIVMVNVEADVLAGPMLAEKAREAGTVYSLAYGDQPALTAEMVDWARACGFRVTAAGKGTKYLPSYHLSTPDTVWGHYGLTPEQAQSAGMNPQMFNSFLDGTKSAIEMAAIANACDLAVPSDGLRFPPCGVDDLAHVLRPQEAGGQLEGPGMVEVVSSLERDGRPVYRDLRWGVYVVLEAPNDYAAACFAQYGLKTDDSGRYASMYKPFHMIGLELNISILSAALRNEATGQPTDFRGDVVAVAKQNLKPGDRLDGEGGFTVWGKLLPARRSVTLNALPIGLAHGVTLVRDVAAGTVIGWDDVSPIEGVAADLRRQMEDRLRG; encoded by the coding sequence ATGAACCTTGCGAAACTGGCGGCCGAACGGGCCGCGTCGGGCAATCCCGTCCGGGTCGGGCTGATCGGCGCCGGCAAGTTCGGCTCGATGTTTCTCTCGCAGGTGCCGACCAGCCCCGGCCTTGCAGTGACGGCCATCGCCGATCTCGATCCCGAACGCGCGCGCAGGGCATGCAAGGACGTCGGCTGGAGCAGCGAATGCATCAGTGCGGTCCGGTTTCTCGACAGCGGCCGCGACCTGATCGCCAGCGGCGATGTCGACGTGGTCGTGGAGGCGACCGGGCACCCGCTGGCCGGCATCAAGCATGCGCTCGACGCCATCGGCAACGCCAAGCACATCGTCATGGTCAACGTGGAGGCGGATGTCCTCGCAGGGCCCATGCTGGCGGAGAAGGCGCGCGAGGCCGGCACGGTCTACTCGCTGGCCTATGGCGACCAGCCCGCGCTGACGGCGGAAATGGTCGACTGGGCGCGCGCCTGCGGCTTCCGGGTCACAGCCGCCGGCAAGGGCACCAAATATCTTCCCAGCTATCACCTCAGCACGCCGGACACCGTCTGGGGCCACTACGGGCTGACGCCTGAACAGGCTCAGAGCGCGGGCATGAACCCGCAGATGTTCAACTCGTTTCTCGACGGCACCAAGTCGGCCATCGAGATGGCGGCCATCGCCAACGCCTGCGATCTCGCCGTGCCCTCGGACGGATTGCGGTTCCCGCCATGCGGGGTCGACGACCTGGCCCATGTGCTGCGCCCGCAAGAGGCCGGCGGCCAGCTCGAAGGCCCGGGGATGGTCGAGGTGGTCTCGAGCCTGGAGCGCGACGGCCGCCCGGTCTACCGCGACCTGCGCTGGGGCGTCTATGTGGTGCTGGAGGCGCCGAACGACTATGCCGCCGCCTGCTTCGCCCAATACGGGCTGAAAACGGACGACAGCGGCCGCTACGCCTCCATGTACAAGCCGTTTCACATGATCGGCCTGGAGCTGAACATCTCGATTCTCTCCGCCGCCCTGCGCAACGAGGCGACGGGCCAGCCAACGGATTTTCGCGGCGATGTGGTGGCCGTGGCCAAACAGAACCTCAAGCCCGGCGACAGGCTCGACGGCGAAGGCGGGTTCACGGTCTGGGGAAAGCTGCTGCCCGCGCGCCGGAGCGTCACCCTGAACGCACTGCCCATCGGCCTGGCGCATGGGGTCACGCTTGTCCGGGACGTGGCCGCGGGCACGGTGATCGGCTGGGACGACGTCTCCCCGATCGAGGGTGTCGCCGCCGATCTGAGGAGGCAAATGGAAGACAGGCTGCGCGGCTGA
- a CDS encoding DUF2892 domain-containing protein, which yields MSIDRFVLAFAGTVILASLLLALYVDMRFLWLTAFVGANLLQSAFTGFCPLAMILKRIGLKPGAAF from the coding sequence ATGTCCATCGATCGTTTCGTTCTGGCCTTCGCGGGCACCGTCATTCTCGCCTCGCTGCTGCTGGCGCTGTATGTCGACATGCGCTTCCTGTGGCTGACCGCCTTTGTGGGCGCGAACCTGCTGCAGTCGGCCTTCACCGGCTTCTGCCCGCTGGCGATGATCCTCAAGCGGATCGGCCTGAAGCCGGGCGCCGCCTTCTGA
- a CDS encoding glutathione S-transferase family protein, which yields MHTLYSMRDSGNCYKPRLAMAQLGIAFRVETVDIFSGATHTPEFLAISPKARIPALRLADGRTLAESNAILLYLTEGTDLLPGDAYERAKVYEWLFWEQYVHEPAIAVARYWWSLKPGGRAEKADQFPLWHEKGNAALALMDEHLAGNDFLAANRYTAADIALYGYTHVADEGGFDLGRYPAVRAWLERVANQPGHVPMDWQP from the coding sequence ATGCACACGCTTTACTCGATGCGGGACTCCGGAAACTGCTACAAGCCGCGTCTGGCCATGGCCCAGCTCGGCATCGCGTTTCGCGTCGAAACCGTGGATATTTTTTCGGGCGCCACCCACACGCCGGAATTCCTGGCCATCAGTCCCAAGGCCCGCATTCCCGCCCTGCGGCTGGCCGACGGTCGGACGCTCGCCGAATCCAACGCCATACTGCTGTATCTAACCGAGGGCACCGATTTGCTGCCCGGTGACGCCTATGAGCGGGCGAAGGTCTACGAGTGGTTGTTCTGGGAACAATATGTCCATGAGCCGGCCATCGCGGTGGCGCGCTACTGGTGGTCGCTGAAGCCCGGCGGCCGCGCGGAAAAGGCCGATCAGTTCCCGCTGTGGCACGAGAAGGGCAACGCCGCCCTGGCCCTGATGGACGAGCATCTGGCGGGCAACGACTTTCTCGCGGCGAACCGCTACACGGCGGCCGACATCGCGCTCTACGGTTACACCCATGTGGCGGACGAGGGCGGCTTCGATCTCGGCCGCTATCCGGCGGTCCGCGCGTGGCTCGAGCGCGTGGCGAACCAGCCCGGACACGTCCCCATGGACTGGCAGCCCTGA
- a CDS encoding DUF3775 domain-containing protein, with protein MAIELTINPETIRMLVQKARVANAALEDTFEDGHEGDVEFDPDTLSEGHHHEGLVEEENDDFSAEELTELIDDLNVDEAAELVAIAWIGRGDYEPADFASATDDARSRAAGPTSTYLLGMPMLADYLEAGLDTLEL; from the coding sequence ATGGCCATCGAACTGACCATCAATCCCGAGACCATCCGCATGCTCGTGCAGAAGGCGCGCGTCGCCAACGCCGCCCTTGAGGACACGTTCGAGGACGGCCACGAGGGCGATGTCGAGTTCGATCCCGATACGCTGAGCGAAGGCCATCACCACGAAGGCCTGGTCGAAGAGGAAAACGACGATTTCTCGGCCGAGGAATTGACGGAACTGATCGACGATCTGAACGTCGATGAGGCGGCGGAACTCGTCGCCATCGCGTGGATTGGCCGCGGCGACTATGAGCCGGCCGATTTCGCCTCCGCAACAGACGACGCGCGCAGCCGCGCCGCCGGTCCCACCTCCACCTATCTTCTCGGCATGCCGATGCTGGCCGACTATCTGGAGGCGGGGCTCGACACGCTGGAGCTTTAA
- a CDS encoding DMT family transporter produces MTRFTANTLLLTAAAIWGSAFVAQATAMDDIGPLYFSGIRFLIASLCVAPFAWHEARKAKSASQPPVSRRHYRSFVFLGLAFFFAIAIQQIGLVATTVINAGFLTALYVVLVPLLGLVAFREKPHVIAWPAAGTALGGIWLLGGGALTGGNLNWGDAAMVACAVFWAIHVGMIGRIGADSGRPLMLSLVQFMVVGVLGVGLGLVFEELSWAAIEGAAFELFYTSVISGGLAFTLQAVAQRWTRTADAAILLSSEALFGALFGAWLLGERLGPLGLVGCGLIFAAILAVQLVPIMGWARLRRA; encoded by the coding sequence ATGACCAGGTTCACCGCCAATACCCTGCTGCTGACCGCCGCCGCGATCTGGGGCTCCGCCTTCGTCGCCCAGGCGACCGCGATGGACGACATCGGCCCGCTGTATTTCAGCGGCATCCGGTTTCTGATAGCCAGCCTGTGCGTCGCGCCGTTTGCCTGGCATGAGGCGCGCAAGGCAAAAAGCGCGTCCCAGCCGCCGGTCTCCCGCCGCCACTACCGGTCCTTCGTGTTCCTCGGTCTCGCCTTCTTCTTCGCCATTGCGATCCAGCAGATCGGCCTGGTCGCCACCACGGTGATCAACGCCGGTTTTCTGACGGCGCTCTACGTGGTGCTGGTGCCGCTTCTGGGGCTGGTGGCATTTCGCGAAAAGCCGCATGTCATCGCCTGGCCCGCCGCCGGCACGGCGCTTGGCGGTATCTGGCTGCTGGGCGGCGGCGCGCTCACCGGCGGCAATCTCAACTGGGGCGACGCCGCCATGGTCGCCTGCGCGGTCTTCTGGGCAATCCACGTCGGCATGATCGGCCGCATCGGCGCCGACAGTGGCCGGCCGCTGATGCTGTCGCTGGTGCAATTCATGGTGGTCGGTGTTCTGGGCGTCGGCCTGGGGCTGGTGTTCGAGGAGTTGAGCTGGGCGGCCATCGAGGGCGCGGCCTTCGAGCTGTTCTACACCAGCGTGATTTCCGGCGGTCTCGCCTTCACGCTGCAGGCCGTGGCGCAACGCTGGACCCGCACGGCCGACGCCGCGATCCTGCTGTCGTCCGAAGCCCTGTTCGGCGCGCTCTTCGGCGCCTGGCTGCTGGGCGAACGGCTGGGGCCGCTGGGGCTCGTCGGCTGCGGCCTGATCTTCGCCGCCATCCTCGCCGTGCAACTAGTGCCGATCATGGGTTGGGCGCGCCTGCGCCGGGCCTGA
- a CDS encoding DUF6665 family protein, giving the protein MSLRPPRKFTKELDPLSAALEAEVLAEKAGTLARLGTRLEHRLARLREFEECGGADADRRAALLAEAGEALWHVVIQRELCGLRNSAQFYRDYCVPRAVILRMGPNLRR; this is encoded by the coding sequence ATGTCCCTTCGTCCGCCGCGAAAATTTACCAAGGAGCTCGACCCGCTCAGCGCCGCGCTCGAGGCCGAAGTATTGGCCGAGAAGGCGGGCACGCTGGCGCGGCTGGGCACCAGGCTCGAGCACCGGCTCGCGCGGCTGAGGGAGTTCGAAGAATGCGGCGGAGCGGACGCCGACCGGCGCGCGGCGCTTCTGGCGGAAGCGGGCGAGGCGCTGTGGCATGTGGTGATCCAGCGCGAGTTGTGCGGGCTGCGCAATTCGGCGCAATTTTATCGCGACTATTGCGTGCCCCGGGCGGTCATTCTGCGCATGGGGCCGAACCTGCGCCGTTAG
- a CDS encoding flavin-dependent oxidoreductase, whose protein sequence is MNEPHVLIAGGGIGGMALALTLHQIGVRCTVFESVRELKPLGVGINIQPNAVRELFDLGIGADQLDQVGVPAREWALVGQHGQEIYSEPRGLLAGYNWPQYAVHRGALHMLLARTLAERAGPDAIRLGARVTGYRKNPDGTVTALITHADGATSEETGTLLFGADGIHSAIRAQMHPDQPPIHWGGAVMWRGTTRAKPVRTGSSFIGLGTHRQRMVIYPISPPDPDTGLALINWIAEVTYDDPSARDSTRWFGEAPLDDFAHYFADWTYDWMDVPELLRGADVAYENPMIDRDPVDTWIDGPVALMGDAAHAMYPTGSNGASQAIIDARVLGAMMLERGVTPAALAAFNDKLCGPISELILRNRGAGPFGLLNLVNDRCEGVFENIDDVIPPDERTEFMARYKAAAGFAIDTLNAAGRTIADGARVGGG, encoded by the coding sequence GTGAACGAGCCTCATGTATTGATCGCGGGCGGCGGCATCGGCGGCATGGCCCTGGCGCTGACGCTGCATCAGATCGGCGTGCGCTGCACCGTTTTCGAAAGCGTGCGCGAGCTCAAGCCGCTCGGCGTCGGCATCAACATCCAGCCCAACGCGGTGCGCGAGCTGTTCGATCTCGGCATCGGCGCCGATCAGCTCGACCAGGTGGGCGTGCCCGCCAGGGAATGGGCGCTGGTGGGCCAGCACGGCCAGGAAATCTATTCCGAACCGCGCGGCCTTCTCGCCGGCTACAACTGGCCGCAATACGCCGTGCACCGGGGCGCGCTGCACATGCTGCTCGCCCGCACGCTCGCCGAACGCGCCGGCCCGGACGCCATCCGCCTCGGCGCGCGCGTCACCGGCTACCGCAAGAACCCGGACGGCACGGTCACCGCGCTGATCACCCATGCCGACGGCGCAACGAGCGAGGAGACCGGCACGCTGCTGTTCGGCGCGGACGGCATTCATTCCGCCATCCGCGCGCAGATGCACCCGGACCAGCCGCCGATCCACTGGGGCGGCGCGGTCATGTGGCGCGGCACCACGCGCGCCAAGCCCGTGCGCACCGGCTCGTCTTTCATCGGCCTGGGCACACACCGCCAGCGCATGGTCATCTACCCGATTTCCCCGCCCGATCCCGACACCGGCCTGGCGCTGATCAACTGGATCGCCGAGGTCACCTACGACGATCCGTCGGCGCGCGATTCCACCCGTTGGTTCGGCGAGGCGCCGCTGGACGACTTCGCGCATTACTTTGCCGACTGGACCTACGACTGGATGGACGTTCCGGAACTGCTGCGCGGCGCCGATGTGGCCTACGAGAACCCGATGATCGATCGCGATCCGGTCGACACATGGATCGACGGCCCCGTCGCGCTGATGGGCGATGCGGCGCACGCCATGTACCCCACCGGTTCGAACGGTGCGAGCCAGGCGATCATCGACGCACGGGTTCTCGGCGCCATGATGCTGGAGCGCGGCGTGACGCCGGCGGCGCTCGCCGCCTTCAACGACAAGCTTTGCGGCCCCATCTCCGAGCTCATCCTGCGCAACCGCGGCGCGGGACCCTTCGGCCTGCTCAATCTGGTCAACGACCGCTGCGAAGGCGTGTTCGAGAACATCGACGACGTAATCCCGCCGGACGAACGCACCGAGTTCATGGCCCGCTACAAGGCCGCAGCCGGCTTCGCCATTGACACGCTCAACGCGGCCGGGCGGACGATTGCGGACGGGGCACGGGTGGGCGGAGGCTAG
- the greA gene encoding transcription elongation factor GreA translates to MEKVPMTIGGHAQLELELKHRTSVERPRIIQAISEARAHGDLSENAEYHAAKEQQSLNEGRINELEDKLGRAEVIDVSKMSGATIKFGATVTLIDEDTEEEKRYQIVGDVEADVKSGRVSISSPISRALIGKEVGDTIEVAAPGGAHSYEITGVEYI, encoded by the coding sequence ATGGAAAAAGTACCGATGACGATCGGCGGGCACGCCCAGCTCGAGCTTGAGCTGAAGCATCGGACCTCGGTGGAGCGCCCGCGCATCATTCAGGCGATTTCGGAAGCGCGCGCCCACGGCGATCTCTCAGAGAACGCGGAGTATCACGCCGCCAAGGAACAGCAGAGCCTCAACGAGGGCCGCATCAACGAGCTCGAGGACAAGCTCGGCCGCGCCGAGGTGATCGACGTCTCCAAGATGTCCGGCGCCACGATCAAGTTCGGCGCCACGGTGACCCTCATCGACGAGGACACCGAGGAAGAGAAACGGTACCAGATCGTCGGCGACGTGGAGGCGGACGTGAAGTCCGGCCGCGTGTCGATCTCCTCGCCGATATCCCGCGCCCTCATCGGCAAGGAAGTCGGCGACACCATCGAGGTCGCGGCGCCCGGCGGCGCGCATTCCTACGAGATCACCGGCGTCGAATACATCTGA
- the carB gene encoding carbamoyl-phosphate synthase large subunit produces MPKRTDISSILIIGAGPIVIGQACEFDYSGTQACKALKADGYRIVLVNSNPATIMTDPDLADATYIEPITPEIVAKIIEKERRERPDEKLVLLPTMGGQTALNCALSLRKMGVLDKWDVEMIGATADAIDKAEDRERFREAMNRIGLETPTSHLAHCMADGFAALDKIGLPAILRPSFTMGGTGGGIAYNREEFLEILERGLDASPTTEVLIEESVLGWKEYEMEVVRDRDDNCIIICSIENIDPMGVHTGDSITVAPALTLSDKEYQIMRDASLAVLREIGVETGGSNVQFAVNPEDGRLIVIEMNPRVSRSSALASKATGFPIAKVAARLAVGYTLDELENDITGGATPAAFEPTIDYVVTKIPRFAFEKFPGAEPVLTTAMKSVGEVMAIGRTFPESLQKALRGLETGLSGLDEIEIPGLGMGDDKNAIRAALGTPTPDRLLKVAQAMRLGVGNDQIHASCKIDPWFLDQIRSIVELEAKIAKHGLPDNARAFRMLKAMGFSDARLAKLADKSEKDVKAVRTALNVHPVYKRIDTCAAEFASPTAYMYSTYEPPFAGAPADESRPSDAKKVIILGGGPNRIGQGIEFDYCCCHAAFALADAGYESIMINCNPETVSTDYDTSDRLYFESLTAEDVLEIIRVEQTRGTVHGVIVQFGGQTPLKLAHALSEAGIPILGTSLDAIDLAEDRDRFQQLLHDLDLKQPNNGIARSADEARAIIRKIGYPAVIRPSYVLGGRGMEIVRDDAHFDRYINEAVVVSGDSPVLIDSYLSDAIEVDVDALCDGKDVFVCGIMEHIEEAGIHSGDSACALPAHSLSPAMLEELERQTRAMALGLNVGGLMNVQYAIKDDVIYVLEVNPRASRTVPFVAKTIGIPVAKIAARIMAGESLASFNLKKPDIAHVAVKEAVFPFARFQGVDTILGPEMRSTGEVMGLDRAYPVAFAKSQLGAGALVPTSGTAFVSVRDADKPRVVDTVRLLLDCGFTIIATGGTQRFLEENGLACSKINKVLEGRPHIVDAIKNGEVQLVFNTTEGASTLSDSRSLRRAALLHKVPYYTTLAGAIAATKGIEAYKTGHLEVRPLQDYFPAVA; encoded by the coding sequence ATGCCAAAACGTACCGATATTTCCTCGATCCTCATCATCGGCGCAGGCCCGATCGTCATCGGCCAGGCCTGCGAGTTCGACTATTCGGGCACCCAGGCCTGCAAGGCGCTGAAGGCCGACGGCTACCGCATTGTCCTGGTCAATTCCAATCCGGCAACGATCATGACCGACCCGGATCTGGCCGACGCCACCTACATCGAGCCGATCACCCCGGAAATCGTCGCGAAGATCATCGAGAAGGAGCGTCGCGAGCGCCCGGACGAAAAGCTGGTGCTGCTGCCGACCATGGGCGGCCAGACGGCGCTCAACTGCGCGCTCAGCTTGCGCAAGATGGGCGTGCTCGACAAGTGGGACGTGGAGATGATCGGCGCGACCGCCGACGCCATCGACAAGGCCGAGGACCGCGAACGCTTTCGCGAGGCGATGAACAGGATTGGCCTTGAAACCCCGACATCGCATCTCGCCCATTGCATGGCCGACGGGTTCGCCGCGCTGGACAAGATCGGCCTGCCGGCCATCCTGCGTCCCTCCTTCACCATGGGCGGCACCGGCGGCGGCATCGCCTACAACCGCGAGGAGTTCCTCGAGATTCTCGAGCGCGGTCTCGACGCCTCGCCGACCACCGAGGTGCTGATCGAGGAATCGGTGCTCGGCTGGAAGGAATACGAGATGGAGGTGGTGCGCGACCGTGACGACAATTGCATCATCATCTGCTCGATCGAGAACATCGACCCGATGGGCGTGCACACGGGCGATTCGATCACCGTCGCGCCGGCTCTGACCCTGTCGGACAAGGAATACCAGATCATGCGCGACGCCTCGCTGGCTGTGCTGCGCGAGATCGGCGTGGAGACCGGCGGCTCGAACGTGCAGTTCGCCGTCAACCCGGAAGACGGCCGGTTGATCGTCATCGAGATGAACCCGCGCGTTTCGCGCTCCTCCGCGCTGGCGTCCAAGGCCACCGGCTTTCCGATCGCCAAGGTGGCGGCGCGGCTCGCGGTCGGCTACACGCTGGACGAGCTGGAAAACGACATCACCGGCGGCGCAACGCCGGCGGCCTTCGAGCCGACCATCGATTATGTGGTCACGAAGATCCCGCGCTTCGCGTTCGAGAAATTCCCCGGCGCCGAGCCGGTGCTGACCACGGCGATGAAGTCGGTGGGCGAGGTCATGGCCATCGGCCGCACTTTCCCCGAAAGCCTCCAGAAGGCCTTGCGCGGCCTGGAGACGGGTCTGTCCGGCCTCGACGAAATCGAGATCCCCGGTTTGGGCATGGGCGACGACAAGAACGCCATTCGCGCGGCGCTCGGCACGCCGACGCCAGACCGCCTGCTGAAGGTGGCCCAGGCGATGCGGCTGGGCGTCGGCAACGACCAGATCCACGCCTCGTGCAAGATCGATCCCTGGTTCCTGGACCAGATCCGCAGCATCGTCGAGCTGGAGGCCAAGATCGCCAAGCACGGCCTTCCGGACAACGCCCGCGCCTTCCGCATGCTCAAGGCGATGGGCTTTTCCGACGCCAGGCTGGCGAAGCTCGCGGACAAGAGCGAAAAGGACGTCAAGGCGGTGCGCACCGCGCTGAACGTGCATCCGGTCTACAAGCGCATCGATACCTGCGCGGCGGAGTTCGCCTCGCCGACCGCCTACATGTATTCGACCTACGAACCGCCGTTCGCCGGCGCGCCCGCGGACGAGTCCCGGCCGTCGGACGCAAAGAAGGTGATCATCCTGGGCGGCGGGCCGAACCGCATCGGTCAGGGCATCGAGTTCGACTACTGCTGCTGCCACGCGGCCTTCGCGCTGGCGGACGCGGGCTACGAGTCCATCATGATCAACTGCAATCCCGAGACCGTGTCGACCGACTACGACACCTCGGACCGATTGTATTTCGAATCGCTGACCGCCGAGGACGTGCTCGAGATCATCCGCGTCGAGCAGACCAGGGGCACCGTGCACGGCGTGATCGTGCAGTTCGGCGGCCAGACGCCGCTCAAGCTCGCCCACGCGCTCAGCGAGGCCGGCATTCCGATCCTGGGCACCTCGCTCGACGCCATCGACCTGGCGGAGGACCGCGACCGCTTCCAGCAGCTGTTGCACGATCTCGATCTCAAGCAGCCCAACAACGGCATCGCGCGCTCGGCCGACGAGGCTCGCGCCATCATCAGGAAGATCGGCTATCCGGCGGTGATCCGTCCGTCCTACGTGCTGGGCGGCCGCGGCATGGAGATCGTCCGCGACGACGCCCATTTCGATCGCTACATCAACGAGGCGGTTGTCGTCTCCGGCGACAGTCCGGTGCTCATCGACAGCTATCTGTCCGACGCCATCGAGGTCGATGTCGACGCGCTGTGCGACGGCAAGGACGTGTTCGTCTGCGGCATCATGGAGCACATCGAGGAAGCCGGCATCCATTCCGGCGATTCGGCCTGCGCGCTGCCGGCCCATTCCCTGTCGCCCGCCATGCTCGAGGAGCTGGAGCGTCAGACACGCGCCATGGCCCTGGGACTCAATGTCGGCGGCCTGATGAACGTGCAATACGCCATCAAGGACGACGTGATCTACGTGCTTGAGGTCAACCCGCGCGCCTCGCGCACCGTGCCCTTCGTCGCCAAGACCATCGGCATCCCGGTGGCCAAGATCGCAGCCCGCATCATGGCGGGCGAGAGCCTGGCGTCATTCAATCTGAAAAAGCCCGACATCGCGCATGTGGCGGTCAAGGAAGCCGTCTTCCCGTTTGCCCGCTTCCAGGGCGTGGACACGATCCTCGGCCCGGAAATGCGCTCGACCGGCGAGGTCATGGGGCTCGATCGCGCCTATCCGGTGGCCTTCGCCAAGTCGCAACTGGGCGCGGGCGCCCTGGTGCCCACCAGCGGCACGGCCTTTGTCTCCGTGCGCGACGCCGACAAGCCGCGCGTGGTGGACACGGTCCGGCTGCTGCTGGACTGCGGGTTCACGATTATCGCCACCGGCGGCACGCAGCGCTTCCTTGAAGAAAACGGTCTTGCGTGCTCGAAAATCAACAAGGTTCTTGAAGGACGACCGCACATCGTCGATGCTATCAAGAACGGAGAGGTTCAATTGGTCTTCAATACGACCGAAGGTGCTTCGACTCTTTCCGATAGCCGGTCGCTTCGGCGCGCGGCGCTGCTTCACAAGGTGCCTTATTACACGACGCTCGCAGGCGCGATCGCCGCGACGAAGGGCATCGAGGCATATAAAACCGGTCATCTTGAAGTCCGGCCGCTGCAGGACTACTTCCCAGCGGTTGCCTAA
- a CDS encoding AraC family transcriptional regulator, which yields MRGNAALETRGGDYLLHARALHGWADYLAAKDIDYAALARRAGVDHVDPSCFESYVGAARFSHFLELAADACGDELAVLRWIDSVSDLALGPVLLCLTYAPTLRAAIDVLLRFQIAHVDAAACEIFEKDGITTVSWSYSPVVLWPEQLVDRGAALFIGRIRTMLPPDAAPLAVELKRRKPGSVALHHKLLGPDVTFEAERNAFSVATHLMDARNPNADANLFAALSALNERLVGERRGKSDMVLRVKEEILRRMSHETLALEPIARHLGYSSRGLQRRLAGYDTTFHNLLEQTRKETAKRYIEETDFRISEISYRLGFSTIGNFTRAAKRWFGCTPREYRQGLQGCPGADSRIPSACGDRSAASARRHRIRPCYQVCIAAFCHASTVMIVWYALGIRDTDAG from the coding sequence ATGCGCGGCAACGCGGCTTTGGAGACGCGCGGCGGCGACTATCTGCTTCATGCGCGCGCGTTGCACGGTTGGGCGGATTATCTGGCGGCGAAGGATATCGACTACGCCGCGCTGGCGCGCCGCGCCGGGGTCGACCATGTCGATCCGTCGTGCTTTGAGAGCTACGTTGGCGCCGCCCGGTTTTCCCATTTCCTCGAGTTGGCGGCGGACGCATGCGGCGACGAACTCGCCGTTTTGCGCTGGATCGACAGCGTCAGCGACCTGGCGCTTGGGCCCGTCCTGCTGTGTCTTACCTATGCGCCGACGCTGCGCGCCGCGATCGACGTGCTGTTGCGCTTCCAGATCGCCCATGTTGACGCGGCGGCGTGCGAAATTTTCGAGAAAGACGGCATCACGACCGTTTCGTGGAGCTATTCGCCGGTTGTCCTGTGGCCTGAGCAACTGGTGGATCGAGGCGCCGCGCTGTTTATCGGCCGCATCCGGACGATGCTGCCGCCGGACGCCGCGCCGCTGGCGGTCGAGCTCAAGCGGCGCAAGCCGGGCTCGGTGGCGCTGCATCACAAGCTGCTCGGCCCGGACGTGACGTTTGAGGCGGAGCGCAATGCGTTTTCTGTCGCCACGCACCTGATGGACGCACGCAATCCCAATGCGGACGCGAATCTTTTTGCGGCGCTCAGCGCCCTCAACGAGCGTCTGGTCGGCGAACGCCGCGGCAAAAGTGACATGGTGCTGAGGGTGAAGGAGGAAATCCTGCGCCGGATGAGCCACGAGACACTCGCGCTCGAACCGATCGCGCGGCATCTGGGTTACAGCAGCCGCGGCTTGCAGCGCCGGCTTGCCGGCTACGACACCACCTTCCACAATCTGCTTGAGCAGACTCGTAAAGAGACGGCCAAGCGCTATATCGAGGAAACGGATTTCCGCATCTCGGAGATTTCCTACAGGCTCGGGTTCTCGACCATCGGCAACTTCACGCGTGCGGCCAAACGCTGGTTCGGCTGCACGCCACGTGAATACCGTCAGGGCCTGCAGGGGTGCCCAGGCGCGGATAGTCGGATTCCGTCAGCGTGTGGCGACCGGTCTGCGGCGAGCGCCAGACGCCACAGGATACGGCCGTGTTACCAAGTTTGTATCGCGGCCTTTTGTCATGCCTCAACGGTCATGATTGTGTGGTACGCGCTCGGTATCCGGGACACGGATGCCGGCTGA